Proteins encoded within one genomic window of Aerococcus viridans:
- a CDS encoding IS3 family transposase (programmed frameshift) — protein sequence MSTRRKRRSYSDEFKHQIVDLHKAGKPRNEIISEYELTPSTFDRWVRENTESGSFKVQDNLTPEQKELRALKKRNAQLEMENDILKQAALIFGRRFEVIKANKHKYSISAMCRALKINRGSYYYEAKKKESESELEQAIIEEFARSNNAFGTRKLKPVLEKRGFTVSRRRIGRIMKKFHLVSKYNRPSYKPQRTGVNQARIENILNREFSQEEPMKVIVTDLTYVKVATKWFYVCFILDLFNREIIGYSAGPHKTADLVMQALATVKGDLHMVNTFHTDRGKEFDNHTIDELLDTFDIERSLSRKGNPYDNAVAESTYKSFKFEFVYDNRFDTLYELQVQLMDYVHWWNNFRPHGALNYESPIDYRKTWEEEQSENGRDKSFVYRSATESKQYEARTERVVLPL from the exons ATGTCAACGCGCAGAAAGAGACGCAGTTACTCAGATGAATTTAAACATCAAATCGTAGACCTACACAAAGCAGGAAAACCAAGAAATGAAATCATTTCAGAATATGAACTAACCCCTTCCACTTTCGACCGCTGGGTCCGCGAGAATACTGAATCGGGTTCTTTCAAAGTTCAGGACAATCTGACCCCTGAACAAAAAGAACTGAGAGCTTTAAAGAAGCGAAATGCTCAATTGGAAATGGAAAATGATATTTTAAAGCAAGCGGCGCTGATATTCGGGCGAAGGT TCGAAGTAATCAAAGCAAACAAACATAAGTATTCTATATCAGCGATGTGCCGTGCCCTCAAAATTAACAGAGGATCTTATTATTATGAAGCCAAAAAGAAAGAAAGTGAATCAGAACTCGAACAAGCAATCATTGAAGAATTCGCAAGAAGTAATAATGCGTTCGGCACGCGGAAATTGAAACCTGTACTTGAAAAGAGAGGTTTTACTGTCTCTCGCCGTCGTATCGGTCGTATAATGAAAAAATTCCATCTCGTCTCAAAATATAACCGGCCGTCTTACAAACCCCAGAGAACCGGTGTTAATCAAGCTAGAATCGAAAACATCCTGAACCGTGAGTTCTCACAAGAAGAGCCGATGAAAGTGATCGTCACGGATTTGACTTACGTCAAAGTAGCTACTAAGTGGTTTTATGTATGTTTTATCCTTGATTTATTTAATCGTGAAATCATTGGTTATTCCGCTGGACCGCATAAGACCGCTGACTTAGTCATGCAGGCCCTGGCGACAGTTAAGGGCGATCTACATATGGTGAACACTTTTCATACCGATCGAGGAAAAGAATTTGATAACCATACGATCGATGAATTATTGGATACCTTTGACATTGAACGCTCGTTAAGTAGAAAAGGAAATCCGTATGACAATGCCGTAGCGGAATCGACATATAAATCGTTTAAGTTTGAATTTGTCTACGACAATCGATTCGATACACTCTATGAACTGCAGGTCCAACTTATGGACTACGTCCATTGGTGGAATAATTTCCGTCCGCATGGCGCACTAAACTACGAATCTCCCATAGACTATCGTAAAACTTGGGAAGAAGAACAGTCTGAAAATGGAAGAGATAAGTCATTCGTCTATCGGTCGGCCACTGAGTCAAAACAGTATGAGGCCAGGACGGAAAGGGTGGTCTTGCCCTTGTAG
- a CDS encoding sensor histidine kinase: protein MKRTIKWQLLLSFVSLSFILVGTLSWITLNLMQSHFEDYVRERQESELTAYQTELENFYRKTGTWADAPPTIQNIGRDALQKGIILKVYDHAGNQVWGPSPSEEEESKNRIQTHLLNMEQIMGDIESGYVQTIVPLGSETDPIGSLEVQSVGPFAYTEHDALFLADMRNNLIFVAIGSLIISLFFALLIAKKLSSPIVRIQNFTTEIAKGHYSHLAIEETGIQEIDSLLDSVDELSGQLQRQQEIRNRLSSDIAHEIRTPLTTLKGNIEAMIDGVWEVSEERLYHCYEEVNRIARLIGQIDRINEIESHESQLQKSSFDLLELTQQVAGTFQALLIEKGIECAINGEAVLISADRDKIHQVVTNLLYNAIKFTPSGGHIDLQVSQISGVASFKITDTGQGIPPNEINQVFERFYMAEPSRNRKLGGQGIGLSIVKGIVNAHHGTISVESTYGKGTTFVVSLPLESHIKA, encoded by the coding sequence ATGAAGCGAACCATTAAATGGCAACTCTTGCTCTCGTTTGTTTCTCTGTCCTTTATCTTAGTGGGGACCCTCAGCTGGATAACACTAAACTTAATGCAAAGCCACTTCGAAGACTATGTGCGCGAAAGGCAAGAATCAGAGTTAACAGCATACCAGACTGAGTTAGAAAACTTCTATCGGAAAACGGGTACTTGGGCAGATGCCCCTCCAACAATCCAAAATATTGGACGCGATGCTCTCCAGAAAGGCATCATCCTAAAAGTATATGACCATGCTGGCAACCAAGTATGGGGCCCCTCTCCCTCAGAGGAAGAAGAGTCAAAAAATAGGATTCAAACCCACCTCCTAAATATGGAGCAGATAATGGGCGATATAGAGAGTGGCTACGTGCAGACAATCGTTCCCCTCGGTAGCGAAACAGACCCAATCGGTTCTCTCGAAGTGCAATCCGTTGGACCTTTCGCTTACACGGAACATGATGCGTTATTCCTTGCCGATATGAGGAACAACTTGATTTTTGTAGCGATTGGGTCCCTAATTATCTCCTTATTTTTCGCGTTATTGATTGCCAAAAAATTAAGTTCACCAATCGTCAGAATACAGAATTTTACGACGGAAATTGCGAAGGGTCACTACAGTCACCTGGCGATTGAGGAAACAGGGATTCAGGAAATTGATAGCCTCTTGGATTCCGTGGATGAATTGTCTGGGCAACTCCAACGCCAACAAGAGATTCGTAACCGCCTTTCCTCTGACATCGCACATGAAATCAGGACACCATTGACGACTTTGAAAGGCAATATTGAGGCCATGATTGACGGGGTCTGGGAAGTATCGGAAGAACGCCTCTACCACTGTTACGAGGAAGTTAACCGCATTGCCCGCCTGATCGGACAAATTGATCGGATCAATGAAATTGAAAGCCATGAAAGCCAGCTGCAGAAGTCATCCTTTGATTTGCTAGAACTTACGCAACAAGTTGCCGGCACCTTTCAAGCTTTGTTGATTGAGAAGGGTATTGAATGTGCCATTAACGGAGAAGCGGTTTTAATTTCTGCTGATCGAGATAAGATTCATCAAGTGGTAACTAATCTCTTGTACAATGCAATTAAATTTACCCCTTCCGGTGGCCACATTGATCTTCAGGTTTCCCAAATTAGTGGCGTAGCTTCCTTTAAGATAACCGATACCGGTCAAGGAATCCCTCCAAATGAAATCAATCAAGTTTTTGAAAGGTTCTATATGGCTGAACCCTCTAGGAACAGGAAACTGGGTGGCCAAGGGATTGGTTTATCGATTGTTAAAGGAATTGTGAACGCCCACCATGGGACCATCTCTGTCGAAAGCACATACGGAAAAGGGACGACTTTTGTTGTCAGTCTTCCGCTAGAAAGCCACATAAAAGCATAA
- a CDS encoding response regulator transcription factor, whose amino-acid sequence MKILIVDDEASILDIVEAYLSAKGYQVFRALSGNEALKKVDIVQPDLIVLDLMLPGLSGLEVCKKIRDSSTVPIIMLTAKTAEKDILEGLSLGADDYITKPFSPKELVARVETVLRRVQPEYREEKWSFEEGLLVIYPDRKQVFKQGEEIILTPTEYALLALLASHPKRIFSREQLLDAVKGLDFDGTDRVIDTHIKNIRQKIEDDTRNPYFILTAYGTGYRFGGQK is encoded by the coding sequence GTGAAGATTTTAATTGTGGACGACGAAGCAAGCATTCTGGATATCGTGGAAGCCTATTTGAGTGCAAAAGGCTATCAAGTGTTTCGCGCTTTGAGCGGAAACGAGGCTTTAAAAAAGGTTGATATTGTCCAACCTGACTTGATTGTGTTGGATCTCATGCTGCCTGGTTTATCTGGCCTCGAAGTCTGTAAAAAAATAAGGGACTCCTCCACTGTACCGATTATCATGTTGACTGCGAAAACAGCCGAAAAAGATATCTTGGAAGGGTTAAGCCTGGGGGCTGATGACTACATCACAAAACCATTCAGCCCGAAAGAGCTGGTTGCTCGGGTCGAAACCGTTTTACGCCGTGTCCAACCAGAATACCGAGAAGAAAAGTGGTCTTTCGAAGAAGGTTTGCTGGTTATCTACCCGGATCGAAAACAAGTATTCAAACAAGGTGAAGAAATCATTTTGACCCCGACCGAGTATGCTTTATTAGCCCTTCTGGCCTCACATCCAAAGCGCATATTTTCACGGGAACAGCTGCTGGACGCTGTGAAAGGACTCGATTTTGATGGAACGGATCGGGTGATCGATACCCACATCAAAAATATCCGTCAAAAAATTGAGGACGACACGCGCAACCCCTACTTCATCTTAACCGCATATGGAACGGGGTATCGATTTGGTGGTCAAAAATGA
- a CDS encoding recombinase family protein, with protein sequence MSGYIYGYARVSTQHQDLNRQLDLLAEQNCNEILTEKMTGTKSNRPELNRLKDKLRPGDTVVVESFSRLGRSTRDLIDLVTYFEEQDVKLVSLKENFDTTTPQGRLMMTVFQAFSQFERDLIVERTKEGLQSGRARGRIGGRPRVNKRDIERAVKLYESKAYSGKEITEMTGISKATLYRYIKSKKK encoded by the coding sequence GTGAGTGGATATATCTACGGATACGCGCGCGTCAGCACGCAACACCAGGATCTGAACCGGCAGCTAGACTTGCTAGCGGAACAAAATTGCAACGAAATCTTGACGGAGAAAATGACAGGGACTAAGAGCAATCGTCCTGAGTTGAACCGTCTAAAGGATAAATTGCGACCTGGGGACACGGTGGTGGTGGAGAGCTTCTCCCGCTTGGGACGAAGCACCAGGGATCTGATTGACCTGGTCACCTACTTCGAGGAGCAGGACGTGAAGCTGGTCAGCCTGAAGGAGAACTTCGATACAACCACCCCGCAGGGGAGGCTCATGATGACCGTCTTCCAGGCCTTCAGCCAATTCGAGCGTGATTTGATTGTGGAGCGGACGAAAGAGGGGCTCCAGAGTGGCCGTGCCCGAGGTCGGATAGGCGGAAGACCACGTGTGAACAAACGTGATATTGAACGAGCCGTGAAACTGTATGAGAGCAAAGCGTATAGTGGCAAAGAGATTACAGAAATGACTGGTATCAGTAAAGCTACTCTCTATCGATATATAAAGAGTAAGAAAAAATAA
- a CDS encoding multicopper oxidase domain-containing protein — MNKVGKTPSHFIQAIALGLKSHSQKRGFFIYHCHILEHEDNGMMGQVLVE; from the coding sequence ATGAACAAGGTTGGAAAGACACCATCGCACTTTATCCAGGCGATAGCGTTAGGATTGAAGTCACATTCCCAGAAAAGGGGATTTTTTATTTACCATTGCCATATCCTAGAGCACGAAGACAATGGCATGATGGGTCAAGTTTTAGTAGAATGA
- the lgt gene encoding prolipoprotein diacylglyceryl transferase, with the protein MKSIVGTIDRVAFSFGPFTIYWYGIIIGAAMLLAITLASKEGKKRGLGEEDITDMAMWAIPLGLIGARIYYVLFQWEYYIKKPLEIIAIWQGGIAIYGGLIAGGLAVYWFTKKKGIPFSLMLDILAPYVLLAQSIGRWGNFINQEAYGEAVTRTFLENLYLPKFIIDQMQINGTYYHPTFLYESLWSLLGFVIIIMLRNRKNLLRRGEVALSYVIWYSVGRFFIEGMRTDSLWMGDFLRVSQGLSLLLFVGAIAIWIYRRRDYPPKAYYLKGWKLKEEH; encoded by the coding sequence ATGAAATCAATTGTCGGAACAATCGACCGCGTCGCGTTTTCCTTTGGCCCATTCACCATCTACTGGTATGGGATTATCATTGGGGCTGCTATGTTGCTTGCCATCACACTTGCCTCTAAGGAAGGAAAGAAAAGAGGCTTGGGCGAAGAGGACATTACAGATATGGCAATGTGGGCTATCCCCCTTGGACTTATCGGAGCAAGAATTTATTACGTTCTTTTTCAATGGGAGTATTATATCAAGAAACCGCTTGAAATCATCGCCATTTGGCAAGGCGGCATCGCCATTTATGGCGGTTTGATTGCAGGGGGGCTGGCCGTGTACTGGTTCACGAAGAAAAAAGGGATACCTTTTTCATTGATGCTCGATATACTGGCGCCCTATGTTCTGTTGGCGCAGTCCATTGGCCGATGGGGGAACTTTATCAACCAGGAGGCCTATGGGGAAGCAGTGACCCGCACCTTTTTGGAGAACCTTTACCTGCCAAAGTTTATTATTGATCAAATGCAAATTAATGGCACCTACTACCATCCGACATTCCTGTACGAGTCCTTGTGGAGCCTCCTAGGATTTGTCATCATTATCATGTTGAGGAATCGGAAAAACTTGTTGCGACGAGGCGAAGTGGCCCTCAGCTATGTTATTTGGTATTCGGTGGGGCGCTTCTTTATCGAAGGTATGCGCACCGACAGTTTATGGATGGGTGATTTTTTAAGGGTGTCCCAAGGGTTGTCCCTCCTCTTGTTCGTTGGCGCCATCGCCATTTGGATTTACCGTAGACGGGATTATCCGCCAAAAGCCTACTATCTAAAAGGATGGAAGCTGAAGGAAGAGCACTAA
- a CDS encoding cation diffusion facilitator family transporter, with translation MSKSDKNHNHSHQDQSKKNIKIAFFTNFIFSISEFFFGFLFNSVSIMSDAVHDLGDSISIGFAWFFQGYSEKKQDERFTFGYNRFSLLGALITGVVLISGSFFMIYRSVPRLLDPQPVNYSGMFWLSLVAIALNGYAAWILSKGTSKNEGMLNLHMLEDVLGWIGVLIVSILMNFTEAYRLDPILSILIALYILYKTVPEFFSTMKILLNGSPENVNVENLANSINNIPAVKDLSHFHIWSLDGEENALIVTVLIDSSDINKTREIKEEIAELAHTSGVKDHITIEITTSKDELEKGYAYGS, from the coding sequence ATGTCAAAATCAGATAAAAATCATAATCACTCGCATCAGGATCAATCGAAAAAAAATATTAAAATTGCTTTTTTCACCAACTTTATTTTCTCCATAAGTGAATTTTTCTTTGGGTTTCTTTTCAATAGTGTGTCCATTATGTCTGACGCCGTTCATGATTTAGGGGACTCTATTTCAATTGGATTCGCTTGGTTTTTTCAAGGTTATTCAGAGAAAAAACAAGATGAACGGTTCACCTTTGGCTATAACCGATTTTCTTTACTGGGCGCGCTGATAACTGGCGTTGTGCTAATTAGTGGCTCGTTCTTTATGATCTATCGTAGTGTGCCACGTTTGCTTGACCCACAACCCGTAAATTATAGTGGCATGTTCTGGCTTTCTCTCGTAGCTATTGCATTGAATGGATATGCTGCTTGGATTTTAAGCAAAGGCACATCCAAAAATGAGGGTATGTTGAACCTCCATATGCTGGAAGACGTATTAGGGTGGATTGGAGTCTTGATTGTGAGTATTCTAATGAACTTTACCGAGGCATATCGTCTGGATCCAATCTTATCGATTTTGATAGCACTCTATATCCTCTATAAAACTGTACCTGAATTTTTCAGTACAATGAAAATTTTATTGAACGGTTCGCCGGAAAATGTAAACGTAGAGAACCTGGCGAACTCCATTAACAATATTCCTGCTGTAAAGGACCTCTCTCATTTTCACATTTGGTCACTGGACGGAGAAGAAAATGCCCTTATCGTTACGGTTCTTATAGACTCTTCCGATATAAACAAGACTAGGGAAATCAAAGAAGAAATTGCAGAGCTTGCCCATACATCGGGTGTAAAGGATCATATCACAATAGAAATAACTACAAGTAAAGACGAACTGGAAAAAGGGTATGCTTATGGCAGTTAA
- a CDS encoding ArsR/SmtB family transcription factor gives MDTSTTSPINKEKIQSISKVFKVISDPTRLSILFLLQKEELSVGNIVLALDKEQSAISHQLKILKDSRLVKARREGKSMVYSLDDLHVFSILEQVLTHINEQEQ, from the coding sequence ATGGATACATCAACAACTTCGCCAATCAATAAAGAGAAGATCCAATCAATAAGCAAAGTATTCAAAGTGATTAGTGACCCTACACGCTTGTCAATTCTCTTTCTTTTACAGAAAGAAGAGCTCAGTGTTGGAAACATTGTGCTTGCATTGGATAAGGAACAGTCCGCGATTTCACACCAACTAAAAATATTGAAAGATTCACGTTTAGTGAAGGCAAGAAGAGAAGGGAAAAGCATGGTTTACAGTCTTGATGATCTTCATGTTTTCAGTATTCTCGAACAAGTCTTAACTCATATCAATGAACAAGAACAATAA
- a CDS encoding heavy metal translocating P-type ATPase — protein METTKEQHSQEKEKHNHDHDHNHGKMPIILYFIGLALAIVALFLSGEYQLIKNIMFSLATISAGYHVIVLEGLGETIENTKANNKFTPNSHILMGLAAIGASAIGNFWEGTLLILIFSGAHFLEDYAEGRSKREITKLLEMNPTTARLILPDGNTKIVDVSELKVGDQLQVLNGDQVPIDGVILSGSTSIDESSINGESIPKEKSKGDYVFGSTINGTGTFTMEVTKENKDTVFSKILQLVNQNQDNQTKAASIIQKFEPKYVTVVLIAIPLFMLLAPFLLDWTWSQSIYRGLVLLVAASPCALAAATVSVTLSTTSNLAKKGVLSKGSSYLSQLADTQAIAFDKTGTLTKGKPEVTNYYFADSVNEENMIDIVVALEKESNHPLADAILRKFEQKNQLTIEVENQIGKGLTGDYNGKNYRIGKPTSFDEVANEYIRLNNEWASEGKTVVYVAEDENVIGLIALMDVPSEHAKETIKYFKEQGIHTTLITGDSEMTGKAVAEQLGIDEVIANVMPDDKSRIIDEQKEKYGVTAMVGDGVNDAPALVNANVGIAMGDGTDVAVEVSDLVLMQNDLSKLVKAHGISSKMNRVIWQNILFSMAVVAFLVVVSLLGLTDIAISVTIHEGSTLVVILNGLRLLKSN, from the coding sequence ATGGAAACTACCAAAGAGCAACATTCACAGGAAAAAGAGAAACATAACCACGACCATGATCACAATCACGGGAAGATGCCTATTATTCTATACTTTATTGGTTTGGCATTGGCAATTGTTGCATTGTTCTTAAGTGGAGAATATCAATTAATTAAAAACATCATGTTCTCACTCGCCACAATTAGTGCGGGCTATCATGTCATTGTTCTGGAAGGTCTTGGGGAAACAATTGAGAACACAAAAGCAAATAATAAGTTCACGCCTAATTCTCATATTTTAATGGGATTAGCGGCTATAGGAGCTTCAGCAATAGGGAATTTTTGGGAAGGAACGTTGTTGATTCTCATTTTTTCAGGCGCACATTTCCTGGAAGATTACGCTGAAGGAAGAAGTAAACGAGAAATCACGAAATTACTCGAAATGAATCCAACGACTGCTCGGTTAATTTTGCCTGATGGGAATACAAAGATTGTTGATGTCAGTGAATTAAAAGTGGGAGATCAACTTCAAGTATTGAATGGCGATCAAGTCCCCATTGATGGCGTCATTTTGTCAGGCTCTACGTCCATTGATGAGTCGTCTATTAATGGAGAAAGTATCCCAAAAGAGAAGTCCAAAGGAGACTACGTTTTCGGAAGTACAATCAATGGAACAGGTACTTTCACAATGGAAGTCACTAAAGAAAATAAAGATACAGTATTTTCAAAAATTTTACAGTTAGTAAACCAGAACCAAGACAACCAAACAAAAGCTGCGAGTATAATCCAAAAATTTGAACCGAAATACGTTACAGTTGTTTTAATTGCCATTCCGTTATTCATGTTATTGGCTCCTTTTCTCCTAGACTGGACATGGTCACAAAGTATCTATAGAGGATTGGTCCTTTTAGTGGCAGCTTCACCCTGTGCTTTAGCAGCAGCTACTGTATCGGTAACTTTATCGACGACTTCTAACTTGGCCAAAAAAGGCGTCCTTTCAAAAGGTAGTTCTTACCTGTCTCAATTAGCCGATACTCAAGCCATTGCATTTGATAAGACCGGAACTTTGACCAAAGGAAAACCTGAAGTAACCAATTATTATTTTGCTGATTCCGTGAACGAAGAAAATATGATTGATATCGTGGTAGCTCTTGAAAAAGAATCCAATCACCCCTTAGCAGATGCCATTCTAAGAAAGTTTGAACAAAAAAATCAACTGACTATTGAAGTAGAAAATCAGATTGGTAAAGGGTTGACAGGAGATTACAACGGCAAAAATTATCGGATCGGAAAACCAACTTCATTTGACGAGGTTGCAAATGAATATATTCGTTTAAATAATGAGTGGGCATCAGAAGGTAAGACAGTCGTATATGTAGCAGAAGATGAGAATGTCATTGGACTTATAGCTCTCATGGACGTTCCAAGTGAACATGCAAAAGAAACTATTAAATACTTTAAAGAACAAGGCATACACACCACTCTAATCACTGGCGACTCAGAAATGACAGGAAAAGCAGTTGCTGAACAATTAGGAATAGATGAAGTAATCGCGAATGTCATGCCAGATGATAAATCTCGAATTATAGACGAGCAAAAAGAGAAATACGGCGTAACAGCAATGGTGGGTGATGGTGTAAATGATGCCCCAGCCCTTGTGAATGCAAATGTAGGGATTGCCATGGGAGACGGAACCGATGTAGCAGTAGAGGTGTCTGATTTAGTTTTAATGCAGAATGACTTATCTAAATTGGTTAAAGCTCATGGAATTTCTTCTAAAATGAATCGTGTCATATGGCAAAACATCCTTTTTTCAATGGCAGTCGTAGCCTTTTTAGTTGTAGTGAGTTTATTAGGTCTAACAGATATAGCAATCAGTGTCACTATTCATGAAGGAAGTACGTTGGTCGTTATTCTGAATGGACTTCGTTTATTAAAATCTAATTAA
- a CDS encoding DUF1541 domain-containing protein, which translates to MKKTIISSLLSVALLSSYPLVNKVGANTLDDADNAAQTGSKTVASETTDKSQTGHEGMEHDESGEIPEGLAEAENPTYPEGSEVTIQTDHMPGMMGATGEVVGAFDSIAYEITYNDTKTGEEVANHKWVVHEEVENAQDEPYQAGDEVVLEASHMPGMQGVTATIDSVEDTTVYMVTYTDTETGDTVENHKWLVEEELGEEVQDSSQFWRARTVEEVQADVSQYDTLEELQNYEVVWGDTLWAISQSTNFSVDDLTEAFNIKNADLIFANYTLENQPSLEDSYENQIISESKKTRDMDNMGDMDNMGDMKHDESGEITEGLEEAENPMYEVGESVILQRDHMPGMEGAEATVSGVFATTVYEVSFNPTNGGERVENHRWVIHEDISESTKGAFEPGEEVTLEADHMEGMEGATAIIDDAVTTNVYMVDYQPTDGGAVVRNHKWFVEEELGQE; encoded by the coding sequence ATGAAAAAAACAATTATAAGTAGTCTTTTATCTGTAGCATTATTAAGTTCTTATCCACTAGTGAATAAGGTAGGCGCGAATACACTTGATGATGCAGATAATGCTGCTCAAACTGGCTCGAAAACGGTGGCTAGCGAAACAACGGATAAATCTCAAACAGGCCACGAAGGTATGGAACATGATGAATCTGGGGAAATTCCAGAAGGATTGGCAGAGGCAGAAAATCCAACTTATCCAGAAGGAAGCGAAGTAACGATTCAAACCGATCACATGCCAGGAATGATGGGAGCTACAGGTGAGGTTGTAGGTGCCTTTGATTCAATTGCCTATGAAATCACCTATAACGATACCAAAACAGGAGAGGAAGTCGCCAATCACAAATGGGTTGTACACGAGGAAGTTGAAAATGCCCAAGACGAGCCTTACCAAGCAGGTGACGAAGTCGTTCTAGAAGCTTCCCATATGCCCGGTATGCAAGGGGTGACCGCAACTATTGATTCGGTAGAAGACACCACTGTTTATATGGTCACGTACACGGATACAGAAACAGGCGATACTGTTGAAAATCATAAATGGCTAGTAGAAGAAGAATTAGGGGAAGAAGTACAAGACTCAAGCCAATTTTGGAGAGCGCGTACAGTAGAAGAAGTACAAGCAGATGTTTCCCAATACGATACATTAGAAGAACTTCAAAATTACGAAGTGGTTTGGGGAGATACTCTCTGGGCGATTTCTCAAAGTACTAATTTTTCAGTAGACGATTTAACTGAAGCATTTAATATTAAAAACGCTGATTTAATATTTGCTAACTATACACTTGAAAATCAACCATCATTAGAAGATAGCTATGAGAACCAGATAATTAGTGAGTCCAAAAAAACAAGAGATATGGATAATATGGGAGATATGGATAATATGGGAGATATGAAGCATGATGAGTCGGGAGAAATTACAGAAGGCTTGGAAGAAGCTGAAAATCCGATGTACGAAGTAGGAGAATCTGTTATTCTTCAGCGCGATCATATGCCTGGAATGGAAGGTGCCGAAGCAACTGTTTCTGGCGTATTTGCTACGACGGTTTATGAAGTTTCTTTCAATCCAACCAATGGTGGAGAACGAGTGGAAAATCATCGCTGGGTTATCCACGAAGACATTTCTGAGTCAACCAAAGGCGCATTTGAACCTGGAGAAGAAGTGACATTAGAAGCCGACCATATGGAAGGTATGGAAGGAGCAACTGCAATAATTGATGACGCTGTAACTACGAATGTTTATATGGTGGATTACCAACCAACAGATGGCGGAGCAGTTGTTCGTAATCATAAATGGTTTGTTGAAGAGGAACTAGGTCAAGAATAA
- a CDS encoding SHOCT domain-containing protein: protein MMEYWNSLTWGGMGYMMFMGIFWIILVIIVVYLFIKLFSDKGNRTVEKETPLEVLQKEFAKGNLTEEEYLKRKKHLE, encoded by the coding sequence ATGATGGAATATTGGAACAGCTTGACATGGGGCGGAATGGGGTACATGATGTTTATGGGAATATTTTGGATCATCCTAGTGATTATTGTGGTGTATCTTTTCATTAAACTTTTTTCCGATAAGGGGAATCGGACGGTTGAAAAAGAAACGCCTTTGGAGGTCCTACAAAAAGAGTTTGCCAAAGGAAACCTGACAGAAGAGGAATACCTGAAGCGTAAAAAGCACTTGGAGTAA
- a CDS encoding IS3 family transposase gives MFLLVYTPYLFCPTQCNLSTKRPDKDKVYKDALLELREKNKDYGYKRLTPELKKLGYHINRKKVLRLMRELGILVTAFSHKSRKYKSYKGTVGKVASNRLKRRFNTSVPHQKITTDTTEFKYYYIDQLGNTQTGRLYLDPYMDLFNSEIISFQITKRPNGESMMEALKAAIERTDDCIFRRTFHSDQGWAYQMKRYSKTLKDNGIFQSMSRKENCYDNSPMENFFSILKQEMYYGQTYHSFEELAESITKYINYYNEERIKEKLGWLSPVQYRSQYTNSIVFS, from the coding sequence GTGTTTCTTTTAGTATACACACCTTATCTTTTCTGTCCAACTCAGTGTAACCTATCCACTAAACGCCCAGACAAGGATAAAGTTTACAAAGATGCTTTACTAGAACTAAGAGAGAAAAATAAGGATTATGGGTATAAAAGACTGACTCCCGAGTTAAAAAAATTAGGTTATCATATAAATCGGAAGAAAGTATTACGCTTAATGCGTGAATTAGGCATTCTTGTAACTGCCTTCTCACACAAAAGCAGAAAGTATAAGTCTTATAAGGGAACTGTAGGGAAAGTAGCATCAAATCGTTTAAAACGACGTTTTAACACATCAGTTCCACATCAAAAAATTACGACTGATACAACTGAATTCAAATACTATTATATAGACCAGTTAGGCAACACTCAGACAGGCAGACTTTATTTAGATCCTTATATGGATTTATTCAATAGCGAAATCATCAGTTTTCAAATAACAAAACGGCCTAACGGTGAAAGTATGATGGAAGCTTTGAAGGCAGCTATAGAACGTACAGATGATTGCATATTCAGAAGAACTTTTCATTCAGACCAAGGCTGGGCTTATCAAATGAAACGGTATTCAAAAACTTTAAAAGATAATGGTATCTTCCAAAGTATGTCTAGAAAAGAGAATTGTTATGACAATTCCCCAATGGAAAATTTCTTTAGTATACTCAAACAAGAAATGTATTATGGTCAAACTTATCATAGTTTTGAAGAATTGGCTGAATCAATTACCAAATATATCAACTATTATAATGAAGAACGAATTAAAGAGAAACTAGGATGGCTAAGCCCCGTCCAGTATCGCAGCCAATATACTAATTCCATTGTCTTTTCATAG